The Bacillus spongiae region TCCTTTTCCATAATCAAATAAACAATAAAGGAGAGAATACTTTGGCTACTTGGGTTACGCATTTTAGAATTGCTGAAGAACTATTAAAAAAAGAACTTCCTATTTCAAAAATTGACTTTTTGGTTGGAAATATTGGTCCAGATTGTGGACTTATTGGAGAAGATGGTAAACCTACACCTCCAAAAGAGATTACTCATTTCGAGCTTGAGGGAAAAATCAACTCTAATTCTTTTTACAATCAATATCTTTGTAACGAAAACGAACAATTTTCTCTCAAATTTTCATATTATTTAGGATATTACATTCATTTAGTAACCGATGAAGAATGGATTACACTCCTTGAACAAAAGAAAAAGGAAAAAGTGTACCAAGAAATATTGCATACCCCTGAATACTCTAAGCTTGTTAAAAGAGATTGGTACGGTTTAGATTTTTTATATCTCAAAAACCACAAAGATAATATTTTCTGGACTGAGTTTCAACACATAACGTCTTTCCCTGAGTATTTAGATTTCTTTCCAACGGGACAGACACTTAAACAAATCAGAAATATTACTAAATTTTATCAAACTAGTAAGATTTCTGATGACCACAAGTTTATCTATCTCTCCCCAGCTGAAGTCGATACCTTTATTGAAAATACTGTTCAAAAGAGTGAAGAATTAATAAAGGAAAAAGTGAAGCTACAGCTCGTTTAAGGGTTACAGTATGGAAAATCACTTCACCTTACCTCGAGTTTTGAAAAGGAAATTAACTATTTATTCAAAAGTTTACTAATACGTACCCTTCTACAATAATTAAGTACGACAAATAGCCTTAAAAAAAGCTAGATTCCAGGAGAATCTAGCTTTTTTTGAATAAGTATTCACATTTATGGATGAGTTATCGTTAGAAAAAGAATATAAGATTCGTAATAAATCTAAGAATAGATTAATGAAATCTAAATACAAATTAAAAACGGCGCTAGGAACATCTTGTCCATCCGTTAAATATTGCTTCATCAGTGATACATCATATAATACATAAGCTAAGAAAATAACTACGCTTATATAGGCAACAGTTAAATGCATCACCTCTCCACCAATAAAAATGCCGAAGATTGATATAATAATTAAGGCTAACAAAGCAGAGAACAGCATTGGTCCTAAAAAGGTGGAACGATATGAAAAGAGAAATAAACTACCAAAAAGAATGCTTGTTACAATAAATGCGAGCATTACGAGCTCAGCGCCGCCGGAAGAAAGAAAATACCCAACCGAAGGATAAATCCCTATTCCCATAATAAATGTGAATAGATATAGCGTGGAATATTTCATTCTAAAACCAAATGGACCACTACTTTTTCGTTTTACAAAAGCGGAAACAAGTAACACAATAAAAATCGTTATCATTCCCCCATAGCTATGGCGGGTGGAATAAACATCATTCCAATCAGCATACCCATTACAGTGATAAGGAGTGATACAAAAAATGTTGGCAACACTTTTTGTTTAATTAAATGATTACCCATTAAATTTTCCCCTGCTAAAGTAACCTATATTTTTCTTTTTTTGTTATCTTTCTTTTGGTTCCTTCTCTTTTAACCATCCTTCAGAGATTGAAAGAGTATCAGGAATTTACGCTCCTTTGTTTGACCCCATCACGAACAACATACCTTGTTTAATAACTGAATGGATTACTATATTCTCTCTTTCCCTCCATAAACATCTATACGTAAACCCCGCTGAAAAGTTTCTTACTCATTACTGATACCGATATTTCTTGTATTATTTAATTCGTTTAATACAAAAGTTTCGCGTTTTAACCAGCTAATTTTCTCAACCTGACTGAGAAGACTTTCATTTTGTCTAAGGGCTTCTTCTAAGGAAACCCATCTTGGTTTAAAATCAAGTATTGATTCATATTCATCCAGTTGCTGAGTCATCTTTTCTCTAGTAGTTAATTCACATAAATAATAATGTGACGTCATTTGGAATAATTTATTATTTTCGTAATCATCCATATTCCGTTCAATGACCATACCAACCTTTTCTTTGACTATACAGTTCGAGTATCCAGTTTCCTCTCTTATTTCCCGTACAAGTGCTGCGGAATGACTCTCATTTTCTTCCACACCACCTCCAGGAAACTTATAGTCCCCCCTATTTGAATGGACTAGTAAAATACGGTTATTAGAAATAATTATACCTCTAACAGCTTCTCTCAATTTGATGCCACTATAATGATTGTTTATTGGGAACTCTATCACTTTGTTAAAATTCAAATTTTCACCTCTAACTTAAGGAAATGATTCAATATATAAATCAACGTATCTGCAGCAGGTATTGAAATAAGAAACCAATCTTCACCATGCTTGTTATTTGGTGTAATCCAGATAATCTTTGAGATATTTGCTTAGCCTTTTTCAAAGTAACCTTCAGTAAAGCTCCTATCACTTTGAAATGACTCGTAAATAAACCCCTTTTCTTGCCTTTATTGAAGCCCTTGAATGTTGTAATCGAACTTTCTCGGAAATCGTTGAGGCCCTAATCAATTGACCGTCCAACCAAATGGATGGATCAATCAACCGTTCTTTTTGCTTCATGTGATAATCATAATCTTGATCATCTTCAATTAACATAACTTTTCCTTGCAATTGATTCAATGAGTGAATAACTTCTTTATCATTTGAGCGATATAATTGATTTATTATTTCTTCATCTGTACCTAAGAAGTCTTCCGGTCTTACTATATTTTTTGTTAACGCCATTTTTAATATTTTTGATAGAATGGTATATCCGTAAATGTTCAATGGGTCTAAAAAATAGTCAATGACCTCTTTATAATATGTATCTACAAACCATTCTGTCCACTCTATACTATCTATGTAAATTTTCCTGTTTACAATCACAAGATGAGATAGAAACACCCGTACTTCCTCGAGCGAAATTTTCCCATAATGATACATATCCCTTAATGTATAATCAATTCGATCTGCGCATAGTTCAGGCAAGGGCTGTTCAAGTATTTTCCACTGTGATAAATCGTCAATAATTTTTTTAAAGTCCAAATTATGTTTGGCTAAAATGGATGGTATGTTAGAGCCTTCAATTACTTGATTAAATATTTGCTCATGATAATTTTCATTTTTTGCATCAAATACATAATCAATCACGTGAGAAAATGCTGTATGAGACACATCGTGTAATAACCCAGCTATTTGCTCTTCAATCGTACCTCCAAGTCGTCTAACTAAAAGCATTACACCTATAGAATGTTCATATCTAGTCCCGTTCCATTGCTTATTAACCAAATAGCTTGCTCCACCTTGATGAACTTTTTTTAATCGTTGAATCGTTTGGCTATTAATCAAGTCTTCCAAAACGGGTTCAATAATAAATTCTCCATAAATTTCATCTACTATTTTCATTAGATTACCTCCTACTAGAATATAAGCCTATAATAACAAGTTCCTGCAATACACTTTCTTTTCTATGTTAATCTAATAAATGAAGCCACTCATGCTCTGGCTCATGAATCATGATTGCTCGCCTTAACCAATCTTTCTGCTTAGAGTCAAGAAATCTTTTAGCAGATAAAAAATCCAAATGGTCTTTCTCTCTAGTATTTTTCACCTTATATAATAGAACTATTTCTGGAGTCAAATATGGAAGGCCTGTATCTGAATACTTTACCGCTGTTTTTAATGGATAGGAAATTTGTAAATCCCTTCGAAATTTCCAATTTTCATCGTCCGATTCGTTTAATAGTATTTCTAATTCATGCTTATTAGTATTGGTTGCATGTATTTCGTGAACAGGTAATGCTAAATACTCACCTTGCCAGGGAGTAACTTGCCCATTTATAACTTTATTAAATTCCCAGTTTTTAAGATATTGTTTCAGTTCACCTTGGACATTTCTATATATCCCAATCTCAATATCTTGATGATTTCTGCTTTCTTTTCCCAAAAAAAGATCAATCGCCCAACCACCTGCAAAAAACCATTCTTGCTTAAAAGTAGACATCACATTTTTTATGTACATACATTGTTCAAAAGGCATAAATACCCTCCTTTTATTAGTAAAAATTTATTTCGCTGAAAACTTTGGACCTAATAGATGGCATATCACGGATTACAGAAATGAATTCTTATGTAGAATATATATTGTTGATTTTGCTAAGTTCTAAGTAAAAATCATGATAAGAATTTCTCTATAACTAGCTTCTTTCTATAATTGCTTTCACCTATCTTATTTCTTTATCTTTTATAAATAACGCACGTAATTTTGGCATCATTCTCTACTCCATTATTCCTTTTTCTATTCTAAGCAAAGAGGTCCGCTTTTTCATAACCATTGTCATTCCGTCCCATCAAAAAAGCACGATGTTACATCACCGCGCCTAAATCTTTTCTATCTATATTTTATTTGCAACATGAATTTCCATTGTCACCTTTAGTATCAAGGTTTGGTCTACAACTTTTCACTTCTGTTCCATTGCCTATATCTGATAAAGAGCTAAATAAATTACAAAGTTCTTCAGACAATAAATGATTTAACTCCTTCAAATTTATCTGATAATAACTCCATGTTCCCCTTGTATCTCTTGATAAAATATTTGCATCAAATAATATTTTTAAATGATACGATAATTTAGACTGAGTCATATTAACAATGGGAGCTAAATCACAAACACACATTTCACCCTTTTGCGAGAGTATATTGAGGATATGAAGCCTTTTCTTATCAGCTAATGCCTTAAACTTCATTTCATATGTTGAGAAAGTTTGCTCCAATGATGAGTCGTGTAATGGGATTTGATTTTCCATATGCTCTCTCCCTTTTGCAACAATATTCATTTTTTCATAACTAAGCAATAAATGAGAATAAACATTGTGTTATTGAATCAAATATTTTTGATTAATATTATTATAACGTGCAATTTGACTTCATGCAAATAGCTCACCATTTTTAGAAAATCCCTTAAGGATATCCATCCTTTTAATGAATAGAGAGAAGCAGCCTATTTAGATCAAGGGCGTTCATTCAAGTATTATAATAGCTAGCTAAATCCTATTGTTTCTTTCAAGTCCAGAAAACCATTTACACACTACTTATCGAAAACATGACAAAAATATTATGTATACTTCAATTATGAACAAGAAATATATGGTTTGATTGGAGAAAAACTATTTAAATTAAGAAAAAGCAGAGTCTCTCTCTGCTTTTTCTTGATTTAATGAACGAATCTCATAATTCGCCAGCCAATTGAGCTTTAGAGAATGCCTAAGAGAGTACTCGTAATAAATTTTAGCTGTATAATGTGTCCAATAAAACAATCTAAAAATAGTTCTAAGTTCAAATGTAAGGGCTCCAGTTTCAGGATTGTTCCCACATGCTAATTGGACACTTACATCAATTATGACAGTTCAGTGATAAACAGCTCTCTGCTATTCTAACTAAAAAAAATATACTATATAATACTTTATAGAAACTGTAAGGAGTGGTGCATACCTATGAAAATCAATCGTTTATTTGTAGCTCTCACAGCTATTTTTCTTTTGGCCGCTTGTAGTGATGATCAAACACAAACACAACAAAAAACAGATTCACCCTCTATTAAAGATTTAGTTCATGACTATAGTGTAGGGAACATTAAGGTGGAGACTGCATCCATCACATCTGAACATCTAATAGTAAAGGATACGAATGAGGAAGAACGTACGTATGATTTGCCAAAGGACGAATTCTTCGTTTCAATTGCACCATATATAAACAAGACACACCCTTGCACTAACCATAACTTGACTAGTTGCCAAGGGGAACTCGCAAACAAAACGTTTGATGTTGTAATAGAAGATTCCACTGGGAAGATTATCGTAGATGAAAATATGGTTTCTGGCAAAAACGGCTTTCTTGATCTATGGTTACCTCGAGACAAGGAATATCAAGTACGTATAAAGTACGATGGAAAAATGGTAGAAAGCAATCTCTCTACTTTTAAAAAGGATGGGACGTGCGTGACTACAATGCAATTATTGTAAAGAGGAGTATCTTTTTGATACTTCTCTTTATTTGTCCACCTTTTCGGGAGGTAAATCACCCCATCCGAACCTTTATGTACTTTTCAACGCACTGTTTCCCTTTAAAAGGGGCCATTCATTTCTATTTAAAAATACTTTCTAATTGTTGAACGCGGGTAGCAACTGCATCTAAAGTAATGACAGACTTTTCATTCCGGGTTGATTCGCCTTCCACACTTGCTAATACTTCCTCTGTTGCAGCAGAAGTTTCCTGAATGAGACTTGAAGCATTGGTTACCTCTTCGACTATTTGTACCGTTTTCGATTGGAATTCTCCTTGTTGATTTACGATATTAGTCATGAGCGTATGAAGTCCACTAATGAAAGTACTAAGGTTATTCATATTTGAACGAACATTTAAAAGCATTGCATTGCATTCTTGTTGAACTTCTTCTCCTCTTTCCAACTGCTTTTCTACCATACTAGCTTGATGACTAAACTCCTGTAATATAGTTTGAATCATCTCAGCTGCACGATTCGTTTCATCTGCAAGTTTTAATACTTCATTGGCTACAACGGCAAAGCCTTTTCCGTGTTCACCAGATCTAGCTGCTTCTATATTTGCATTCAGTGCCAAAAGGCTTGTTTGTTTCGAAATCCCTGTAATGACTCCAATAATTTGATTCATTTTTTTCGATTGCTCTGTCAATTCTCTTATCACTTGACCTGACTCCATCATTACTTCATTTAATCCAGTCATATTTGTTTCAAAATCCTGTAACGTATTGGCACTTACCTTTGAATCTTGAATACTTCCTTCAACATTAGAAGACACTTCCTTCACCTGAGAAATCATTTGGCTAAAGTCCGTCTTCATATCATTCAGAACTTCTACTGATCGAGTCATCATTTCTGATTGGGATTGTGAGCCCTCCGCTACTTCCTGAAAGGCGACATTAATCTCACTAATGGATTCCTTTGAGGTACTTACATTGCTGTTTAATAGTGTAAAATGCTCGAGAAGTTGTTCAACCGTTTCCTGAATAACTTTCTGTGTTTCTTCTAACTTACTCGCTTTTTCAAAAGCTTCATTTCTTTCTTTATCTACGTGTAAAAGGAGTGTTTGCCCAATTCGTGTGACTCCCCACATTGCAATCGTAATAATCACAATGAATAGCCCAAAATTGAGCCCTTCCGAAGGGGTTGTATAATTAAAAAATTGTTGTGGCCAATTCATAAACAAGACAATTGTCGTTAGAAGGGAAATTCCTCCTAATAAGAGAACCAGCGTTCCATTAAGATAAATTAAGGATACAGCAATAGTAAAATACACTAGATGATAGATTGCTGGCGTTTCATTAAATGTGTAAACCATTATATAAGACATCGCAAGAAGCATTACAGCCATAACATATTTATATAGCGAAATGGCTTTCGGAAATAATGGTATGATTAGACCTAAACAAATGATAAGAACACTAACAATCCAAAATGGAATTGCCCTTGTTGTAAATAGATACTCATAATAGGCTAATGCCCCAACCCCTAAAAAGAAACTACACATTATGATAAACATAAACAAATTATTCTTTTGTGATTCTAGCTCTAAGTTTGAAAAGCATTTTTTCCTTAACCATCGCAAACCCCTTACACTTCCTTCCTTATACCTGTTTCATTACTATTCATTTCACAATAAAAAAACTCGTTATTTTAACTTTAATGTAGTTGAAACAGGATTATGGTCACTGTTTTCAAATTCTAAATCATGTCCCTTTACATCAACAATTTCAATATTTGGAGACACCAAAAATCCATCAATAATAGTTACAAAATTTTCTCCTTCTACATACGGTTTTACGTCATCTCGAACTGTCCAAACAGTAGAATCGACCGCCCATTGAAATCCACCCTCGGTAAAATCCTCTGGCAATTGGACCAGCCATTCAGGCCATTCCTTCATAAATTTCGGATCTGTCAACTGAACATCAGATAGAAGCTGGTTCCAATCACCACCTAAAACGACATAATCCCCATTGTTATAGTGTTCATTCATATATTCCTTTAGGAATGCGACTTGTTGAGCCCTTATTTTCCCGCCTTCATCGTAAGCGGATAAATGAACATTCACCATCCTTAAATACTTACCATTATCTACGGGTATTTTCATTTCAACAATTGCTCGATCTAATTCAAACAATTGAACGGGCCATTTTTCTCTTCCTGGCAGCTGGTATCTAGTTGACTTCTCTATCTTATACTTTGAAAAAGAACTCATCCCACTATTGGCATGGCCCATTGGTTTTAAAATAGGAACCGGTACCCAAGGAGTATTATAGTTAGAAGCAAAGGTTGAACCATACCCTTCCAAACTATCCGTAAATATATCAACTTCATTTGTGTTAAAAGATCTTTTCGATTTAACATCTATTTCCTGTATGAGAATGAAATCCGAATCTGTTTTCTTTAAAAAATGTTGCATATTATCAATATTGGTTAACACTTGCTCTTTACTACTTGCACCTGAGCCTTTTCCTCCGTCCATAAAAAAGTCTTGATCTTTATCTAATCCCCCATATCCAATATTAAAAATAGTTGTACTAAATGGAACTCCTTGCTTCAGCTCCGTTTGGTTGTTATTTTCAATTTCCAACTTAATTACATCTTCAGGAACCTCTTCAGTAATGGTCACATATGCTAAAAATAATGCAACAGAAAGACCTAGAACCCCTATTAAATAAACAAACCATTTTACTATTTTTCTCAACCTGAATGCCCCTTTTTACTATCTTGTTAGTATTTGATTATGATTTACTATTATAATAGTACTATTTACATATCATTATAAGATTTGATTAGAATAATTTCACTATTTTTTAGAAATATTCTTACTTTTTATATAGAAAATATAAGAATTAATGGATAAGTAATTTTGCCTAATTTGTAGAGGATAATTGAACTATTTCTATGTAATCATTAATCGTCAGCAAAAAGATATCTTACTTTTTTTCACCAAAGGTATCTTAGATTTAATGTCCCTTCAGACTCTCCCTGCTAAATCCTTATCCTCGTCTCGCTAGAATAATATCATTCATTAATAATATTATTATTCAACAATATCAACCTTACAGTATCACTAGACTTGAATTCCCGTCTTTATCAATTTTAGCTTTTAACATTGTGGGGGAAAGTAAGTTTCTTTTCATTCCTGTAGGATCTAATCATCTTTATTGGAATTCATTGATTTTGTAAGGTAGTAAGAAAAGTATTTTTCAACATTCATACTTGAATATTTACTACTATAGTGGATAAGTAAATAAAATATAAACACTGTTATGAAATATAAGACTTCCCACCAGTTGAACTTGGTTAAGATTGATACAATTAAAATAATGATTAGAGAGAATAGTAAACTAACCTTTAAACCTCCTAGTTCATGCTTTCTAGATAATAAATATCTATATCGCTCTTTCTGCATCTTTCCTATTTCGTTTTTAAAGAAATATTCGTCTACTGCTATCTCTTTATCAAAATACTTATCCCACTCTCTATATTTAGGAATGACCCAAGATAAAGAATGGTGTACTTGATTCAGTAAGTACCCTAAAGGAACCCCTATAGCCGTTAAAAAAGCTCCCAGGGCAATAAAGTTGACCTCTTGCGAAAGTTTCACTATCTCATCTTTAAATTCAAAAAAGATAAAAGGTCCGGTAATCATGATTAGTATCCAACCTGGTATACCCCATCTGACTAAATATTTCGTATCAATATTCATATCGGTTTCTCCCTTCTATATATTAACTTAAAGAGCTCTCTTATTTTTGACAACTTAAGGAATCCCCAGTAACACAAATATTTTAGTAAAACGTCTTATAAGACAAGGGTTGTGTATCCAACCTTTATTCTTCTAAACGAGTATTGAATTATTCATACTGCTTTTTCTTCCACATTATTTCACCCTTTCCTTTATATTTTTTCTATTTCAATCTACACCTCTCAAATTAAGAGTCTACACCACACATTTAAACCAATTCTTCATTGTTACCTGAAGACCAAAACATTATACGGACGCAATAAGTCACAGATATCTACCACTTACGCCTTTTAACTATTTAAAGTGAATGACTCAATATTTTTTGTCAGAATATTAACCTTTTTACTGTACGTGTATTCATTACACATACTTCTACTTTAATTATGTATTACTTAACTATCTATGTATATAAATAAAGAATTTTCACCTTACATTCTTGGAAGGTCTAGCCATTTATTAGGTGAAGCTTTCTTCATAATTTTATACCGTTGTCTAAGAATGTTTAGAAGCCTTATTCCATTATCTAGCTCAACTCATTAAATAAAGAGCTTCTCTATTACAGAAAAGCTCCGTATTCTTTCATCACGCTATAGTTTATTATCAATATTTATAGAATCGTTTCAAACCTCTTCATACCAGTCCAATGCTTTTCCTTCTATTTCTTTTATGAGACGCTCTTTACCATTTATATATGATTCAATATCATAAGGATATTGTTTGGCTAATTTTTCTTTCAATTCGCCATAACTCTTCTTATCATCTGGATGTTTCCTTAAGTAATCTCGAAAAGCTAAGTGTCTCTTTATTTCTTCACTTCCTACCTCATAAATATGAATATGGTGGGAGCGGTTGTCTCCACCTTTTTGAAAGTATCTTCGTTTAGGTATTCCATTCTCTCCTTTAGGGTCATATCCAATGTCTTGCATTTCTTGATAATGCTTGTCAACGAGGTCAATGTCTTTTACAACAGGCATGATGTCGATGACAGGTTTTGCTTTTAACCCCGGTACTGAAGTACTACCAATATGATGAATATCTACAATTTCATTTCCAAAAATAAGCGAAAGTTTTTCAACTTCTTCCGTAAACATGGAAGACCATTTTTCATTATATGAACTTACTTCAACCCTTCTCAAAGTAACACCTCTTTTTAAAATCTAGGTTACATACATTCATTTCCCTCTTATGTCGCATTAAAGAACTAATCTCTTCGTTTATAATTTAACCAATGTATCCATTTCAAAATGGAAGATAGGCTCATAGGCTCCTGAGTGCTTTGTCTATTCACATAATCGTATTGCCTGAATCTTGTTTATCTGCTAAGGTTTTAATCTTTGAAACCTGTCTCATGCCAATTTGTAGCCTTCACTAAAGCTTTTGCTGCCTATTATGTATGGTCATAAATTTCAAATTCGCATATAACCCTAACCCACATGCGTTAAATCAAGAATGCTAATTGCTAGCTATTCGGTTAATTTCTTTTATAGCTTTTGATGATTGAACATAGTTCAGCCAGCTTGTTTTAATCGTAATCTGATTTTTCACTATAATCTCAACAATATCCATATCTTTTAATTTGGTATTCATCGTCTTTATCACACCGTTAACTTTAACCTCGGACGTTTTGGCTGCCAATGTAGTGTTTAAAAAGAATGCAAAATCAAGGGCAGTAGAACCTTCCGGTAATGTGACTATGTCCATGTTAGGACTGCAAACTGTAATATCCTTTTGCAACAGTTCAAAGGATATAAGTTCATAGAATTCAATAGGGTTATTGGAAATCGCCTTAACTGATTTAATCGAATCTCTGAGTATTTCTGAACTAAGGGTTTTTACTTCTTCGGTTGTTGCACCTCTTAATCTACTAAATATTCCTTCTTTATCGTTACTTTTTATTTTAATTTCAATGTTTACGTCAACATTATTAATCCAGACCGCTGTCCTTAAGCGACTAGAGAACATATGTTTCTTCACCGCAATTTCATCATGAAAGCTGTTTTCAACAGGATTAAATAAACTATGTATTACACCTAATAATGCGTAACAATTAAGTGAAGTATTAGTGATGAGCTCAATTGTGAAGAGATCAGAAAGTGGCGATTAAAACCAATCTATTTTCACCGGAATTAAGTTTTGATTGTTTATCTCAAGTTGTTGAGAACACAAGGTAACAGTATTAGTAAATATGTGTTTATCGTTATTTGTTAGTTTCTTTACTTCAAATGGCTTTTATTAAGAGTTGTTGCTCTTGATCTGTTATATATTTTGCCTTTTTCATTAAGGATTCTTTCCAATTGAAAACCATAGCACCTTCTCCATTTTCATTTTGGATTATTATAACACCTTTAAATGCAAGAAAGGTAGTTCTCTATAAACTCCCTTAAACATAGTATCCATTATTTCATTCTCTCCTTGCTGGTGAATGAAATA contains the following coding sequences:
- a CDS encoding TGS domain-containing protein, with translation MQKDITVCSPNMDIVTLPEGSTALDFAFFLNTTLAAKTSEVKVNGVIKTMNTKLKDMDIVEIIVKNQITIKTSWLNYVQSSKAIKEINRIASN
- a CDS encoding NUDIX hydrolase, producing the protein MNFNKVIEFPINNHYSGIKLREAVRGIIISNNRILLVHSNRGDYKFPGGGVEENESHSAALVREIREETGYSNCIVKEKVGMVIERNMDDYENNKLFQMTSHYYLCELTTREKMTQQLDEYESILDFKPRWVSLEEALRQNESLLSQVEKISWLKRETFVLNELNNTRNIGISNE
- a CDS encoding HD domain-containing protein, with protein sequence MKIVDEIYGEFIIEPVLEDLINSQTIQRLKKVHQGGASYLVNKQWNGTRYEHSIGVMLLVRRLGGTIEEQIAGLLHDVSHTAFSHVIDYVFDAKNENYHEQIFNQVIEGSNIPSILAKHNLDFKKIIDDLSQWKILEQPLPELCADRIDYTLRDMYHYGKISLEEVRVFLSHLVIVNRKIYIDSIEWTEWFVDTYYKEVIDYFLDPLNIYGYTILSKILKMALTKNIVRPEDFLGTDEEIINQLYRSNDKEVIHSLNQLQGKVMLIEDDQDYDYHMKQKERLIDPSIWLDGQLIRASTISEKVRLQHSRASIKARKGVYLRVISK
- a CDS encoding endonuclease/exonuclease/phosphatase family protein, with the protein product MRKIVKWFVYLIGVLGLSVALFLAYVTITEEVPEDVIKLEIENNNQTELKQGVPFSTTIFNIGYGGLDKDQDFFMDGGKGSGASSKEQVLTNIDNMQHFLKKTDSDFILIQEIDVKSKRSFNTNEVDIFTDSLEGYGSTFASNYNTPWVPVPILKPMGHANSGMSSFSKYKIEKSTRYQLPGREKWPVQLFELDRAIVEMKIPVDNGKYLRMVNVHLSAYDEGGKIRAQQVAFLKEYMNEHYNNGDYVVLGGDWNQLLSDVQLTDPKFMKEWPEWLVQLPEDFTEGGFQWAVDSTVWTVRDDVKPYVEGENFVTIIDGFLVSPNIEIVDVKGHDLEFENSDHNPVSTTLKLK
- a CDS encoding GrpB family protein, producing the protein MRRVEVSSYNEKWSSMFTEEVEKLSLIFGNEIVDIHHIGSTSVPGLKAKPVIDIMPVVKDIDLVDKHYQEMQDIGYDPKGENGIPKRRYFQKGGDNRSHHIHIYEVGSEEIKRHLAFRDYLRKHPDDKKSYGELKEKLAKQYPYDIESYINGKERLIKEIEGKALDWYEEV
- a CDS encoding DUF4077 domain-containing protein — translated: MRWLRKKCFSNLELESQKNNLFMFIIMCSFFLGVGALAYYEYLFTTRAIPFWIVSVLIICLGLIIPLFPKAISLYKYVMAVMLLAMSYIMVYTFNETPAIYHLVYFTIAVSLIYLNGTLVLLLGGISLLTTIVLFMNWPQQFFNYTTPSEGLNFGLFIVIITIAMWGVTRIGQTLLLHVDKERNEAFEKASKLEETQKVIQETVEQLLEHFTLLNSNVSTSKESISEINVAFQEVAEGSQSQSEMMTRSVEVLNDMKTDFSQMISQVKEVSSNVEGSIQDSKVSANTLQDFETNMTGLNEVMMESGQVIRELTEQSKKMNQIIGVITGISKQTSLLALNANIEAARSGEHGKGFAVVANEVLKLADETNRAAEMIQTILQEFSHQASMVEKQLERGEEVQQECNAMLLNVRSNMNNLSTFISGLHTLMTNIVNQQGEFQSKTVQIVEEVTNASSLIQETSAATEEVLASVEGESTRNEKSVITLDAVATRVQQLESIFK
- a CDS encoding zinc dependent phospholipase C family protein codes for the protein MATWVTHFRIAEELLKKELPISKIDFLVGNIGPDCGLIGEDGKPTPPKEITHFELEGKINSNSFYNQYLCNENEQFSLKFSYYLGYYIHLVTDEEWITLLEQKKKEKVYQEILHTPEYSKLVKRDWYGLDFLYLKNHKDNIFWTEFQHITSFPEYLDFFPTGQTLKQIRNITKFYQTSKISDDHKFIYLSPAEVDTFIENTVQKSEELIKEKVKLQLV
- a CDS encoding nucleotidyltransferase domain-containing protein, whose product is MPFEQCMYIKNVMSTFKQEWFFAGGWAIDLFLGKESRNHQDIEIGIYRNVQGELKQYLKNWEFNKVINGQVTPWQGEYLALPVHEIHATNTNKHELEILLNESDDENWKFRRDLQISYPLKTAVKYSDTGLPYLTPEIVLLYKVKNTREKDHLDFLSAKRFLDSKQKDWLRRAIMIHEPEHEWLHLLD
- a CDS encoding CueP family metal-binding protein, which produces MKINRLFVALTAIFLLAACSDDQTQTQQKTDSPSIKDLVHDYSVGNIKVETASITSEHLIVKDTNEEERTYDLPKDEFFVSIAPYINKTHPCTNHNLTSCQGELANKTFDVVIEDSTGKIIVDENMVSGKNGFLDLWLPRDKEYQVRIKYDGKMVESNLSTFKKDGTCVTTMQLL
- a CDS encoding Bax inhibitor-1 family protein → MITIFIVLLVSAFVKRKSSGPFGFRMKYSTLYLFTFIMGIGIYPSVGYFLSSGGAELVMLAFIVTSILFGSLFLFSYRSTFLGPMLFSALLALIIISIFGIFIGGEVMHLTVAYISVVIFLAYVLYDVSLMKQYLTDGQDVPSAVFNLYLDFINLFLDLLRILYSFSNDNSSINVNTYSKKARFSWNLAFFKAICRT